In a single window of the Leptospira sanjuanensis genome:
- a CDS encoding rhomboid family intramembrane serine protease, translated as MTGIYNRIGPELTPVVRTLLILNGGLFAVQLLLSWTIGDYLTLYLGMTPDLINRNYFVWQFITYAFLHSVQNFFHILFNMFSLWMFGSILENYWGGKNFLKFYLFSCFMGGFFPWMLHNFGFHQGTIIGASGGIYGLLIAFALIWPNQELLFMGFFPLKAKYMVIILMLIIAFSGPGGNIAHMAHLGGAIGGGLYFLYYNKLKSKIPASLSLSRYLQKRKMRKWQEEMNRKIHVREEVDQLLDKISKSGMDSLSRKEKKFLKDASSKYYSEE; from the coding sequence ATGACAGGCATCTACAATCGGATCGGTCCGGAACTGACTCCCGTAGTCCGCACCTTATTGATCCTAAACGGGGGACTTTTTGCGGTTCAGCTTTTGCTCTCCTGGACGATCGGAGATTATCTCACGTTGTATCTGGGAATGACGCCAGATTTGATCAATCGTAATTACTTTGTCTGGCAGTTCATTACGTACGCATTCTTACATTCGGTTCAGAACTTCTTTCATATCCTGTTCAACATGTTTTCGCTTTGGATGTTCGGATCGATACTTGAGAACTACTGGGGCGGAAAGAATTTTCTGAAGTTTTATTTATTCTCCTGTTTTATGGGAGGATTTTTTCCGTGGATGCTTCACAACTTCGGATTTCACCAAGGCACGATCATAGGAGCCTCGGGAGGAATCTACGGTTTGTTAATCGCGTTCGCGCTCATCTGGCCGAACCAGGAATTGCTGTTCATGGGATTTTTTCCTTTGAAGGCGAAATACATGGTGATCATTTTGATGCTGATCATCGCGTTTTCCGGTCCCGGCGGAAACATCGCTCACATGGCGCATTTGGGCGGAGCGATCGGAGGCGGCCTTTATTTTCTTTATTATAATAAACTAAAGTCTAAGATTCCCGCTTCGTTGTCCTTAAGCCGTTATCTTCAAAAACGGAAAATGAGAAAGTGGCAAGAGGAAATGAACCGCAAAATTCACGTTCGGGAAGAAGTGGATCAGCTACTCGATAAAATCTCCAAGTCGGGAATGGACTCGCTTTCCAGAAAGGAAAAGAAATTCCTAAAGGACGCTTCGAGCAAATATTATTCGGAAGAATGA
- a CDS encoding MBL fold metallo-hydrolase produces the protein MIVQLYGTRGSISSPLRTPEYIQKVTQILEIARDTGPDALADIQKFISKLPPYLTHVVGGNTTCVSVKLSSGKRIILDCGTGGRVISDELMQGEFSKGEGKIAFFFTHTHWDHIQGIPFFKPLYIPGNEFHFYSPFADLPERFEKQQSPEFFPIPFSALASTKLFTCLRPDETLDLEGDCKVRLYPLKHPGGSFAYRLEEKGKVFVFATDAEFTGEDFASVTEMKPFFENADLLVLDSQYTLDESFQKFDWGHTSYTMAVNCAVAWNVKKLVLTHHEPAYADDVLDIILQEAQAHAVALGNRTIEIELAVEGNVYKLV, from the coding sequence GTGATCGTTCAACTTTACGGTACTCGGGGTTCCATTTCCTCTCCTCTCCGCACCCCGGAATACATTCAGAAAGTGACTCAAATCCTGGAAATCGCTCGGGACACGGGACCGGACGCGCTTGCCGATATTCAGAAATTTATTTCCAAACTTCCTCCGTATCTTACGCACGTGGTCGGCGGCAACACGACCTGCGTTTCCGTAAAACTTTCCTCGGGAAAAAGAATCATCCTGGATTGCGGTACGGGAGGACGCGTAATCTCGGACGAACTCATGCAGGGAGAGTTTTCAAAAGGTGAGGGAAAGATCGCATTCTTCTTTACGCACACGCATTGGGATCATATTCAGGGGATTCCCTTTTTCAAACCGCTCTACATTCCGGGGAACGAGTTCCATTTTTATTCTCCGTTTGCCGATCTTCCGGAACGTTTCGAAAAACAACAATCTCCCGAATTCTTTCCCATTCCATTTTCCGCCCTTGCCTCCACGAAACTCTTTACCTGCCTACGCCCTGACGAAACTTTGGATTTAGAGGGAGATTGTAAGGTCAGGTTGTATCCTCTCAAACATCCGGGCGGTTCGTTCGCCTACCGTTTGGAGGAAAAAGGAAAGGTCTTTGTTTTTGCCACGGATGCGGAATTTACGGGAGAAGACTTTGCTTCCGTCACGGAAATGAAGCCGTTTTTCGAAAATGCCGACCTCCTGGTTCTGGATTCCCAATATACTTTGGACGAATCCTTCCAAAAATTTGACTGGGGACATACTTCCTACACGATGGCCGTAAACTGCGCGGTCGCCTGGAACGTGAAAAAACTCGTTCTGACCCATCACGAACCCGCTTATGCGGACGACGTTTTGGACATCATTCTCCAGGAAGCCCAAGCGCACGCCGTCGCGCTCGGGAATCGCACGATCGAGATCGAACTCGCGGTAGAAGGGAACGTTTATAAATTAGTATGA
- a CDS encoding penicillin-binding protein 1A — MKSIGLHRTSKTLLIIALLGGLFFGYILSEVDEGGELAMLASYQPTTPTRLYDINGVVFAELYKHKQQLLKYQDIPPHVVQAFLSVEDNNFFNHFGIDFMAIVRAGVVNVISGRIKQGGSTLTQQLAKTVLQNRKRSFARKFIEALFTLQIEQEYSKEEILEIYFNLIYLGHGTTGLASAADVYFQKDVSDLDIAEAAMLARLPKAPVKYSPYKNPAIAKGAHLSVLRLMAEQGYIPADKVQSIHDDFWNKYWPVVITKAPSQSTWGNRLNKAPHFTEYVRQKLEKELGEDKVYTGGLKVYTTLDARKQEIAQEELSRAIKKHDDLVSGVTVNYSGGADRGLVGLYYLMGSVFPIGMPFISKLDEKANYRVALERELIDAVDILTILTPGENESAAIGEFQKQSAVFGKNLHVEGAAITIEPSTGYIQTMVGGYEFTPKNQFNRATMARRQTGSAFKPFVYGAAISERVVGSGTGIMDAPLTTLTEEGEGWSPQDFDGDFLGMVPLSRALSLSLNIVSVQVFLRTGPDAVIDFSSRLLGVNPSRFPSSPALALGIAELTPLEMALGYATIANNGRRVIPFSVRYVIDQSGNVIYNEEVKVQEELQKQAKDGSIQVISEGTAYILKKMLTNVAMAGTAAMGLRDPDKGNYRGIAAGKTGSTSSFTNAWYCGFDPNYTTVIWLGFDKSSISLGRGQAASVLAVPIWGRMYNRFYGGQNYPTFGEDVMPEEVQGGGTCAYNGLSPKPGVCPVTQNLTLKPITVAGVTKAVMGNRQCDGERDHHKSMDFREFLQKEYQISDEELGKTDRKFKPRTE; from the coding sequence ATGAAAAGTATCGGACTGCATAGAACCTCCAAAACATTGCTCATCATCGCCCTCTTAGGAGGTCTCTTTTTCGGTTATATTCTTTCGGAAGTGGACGAAGGGGGAGAACTCGCGATGCTCGCTTCCTACCAGCCCACGACTCCGACCCGACTCTACGACATCAACGGAGTCGTCTTCGCGGAACTTTATAAACACAAACAGCAGCTTCTGAAATATCAGGACATTCCCCCGCACGTGGTTCAGGCGTTTCTTTCCGTCGAGGACAACAACTTCTTCAATCACTTCGGGATCGACTTTATGGCGATCGTGCGCGCCGGAGTCGTAAACGTCATTTCGGGAAGAATCAAACAGGGCGGTTCCACTCTCACGCAGCAGCTCGCTAAAACCGTTCTTCAAAACAGAAAACGTTCCTTTGCGAGAAAATTCATCGAGGCTCTTTTTACGCTTCAGATCGAACAAGAATATTCAAAAGAAGAAATATTAGAAATTTATTTTAATCTTATCTATCTCGGACACGGAACGACGGGGCTCGCTTCCGCCGCGGACGTGTATTTTCAAAAGGACGTAAGCGATCTCGACATCGCGGAAGCGGCGATGCTCGCCCGACTTCCGAAGGCGCCCGTAAAGTATTCTCCGTATAAAAACCCGGCGATTGCAAAAGGCGCGCACTTGAGCGTTTTGAGACTTATGGCGGAACAAGGTTATATTCCAGCCGATAAGGTTCAATCCATCCACGACGATTTCTGGAACAAATACTGGCCGGTCGTGATTACGAAAGCACCTTCTCAATCCACCTGGGGAAATCGTCTGAACAAGGCTCCTCACTTCACCGAGTATGTCCGTCAAAAACTCGAAAAGGAACTCGGAGAAGACAAGGTTTATACCGGCGGTCTGAAGGTTTATACGACTCTCGACGCGCGCAAACAGGAAATCGCTCAGGAAGAATTATCCAGAGCGATCAAAAAACACGACGACCTCGTTTCCGGTGTGACCGTGAATTATTCCGGCGGCGCGGACCGCGGTCTCGTAGGTCTTTATTATCTCATGGGTTCGGTTTTCCCGATCGGAATGCCGTTTATCAGTAAGCTGGACGAGAAAGCGAACTACCGAGTCGCGCTCGAAAGAGAACTCATCGACGCAGTCGATATTCTTACCATATTGACTCCGGGCGAAAACGAATCCGCGGCGATCGGCGAGTTTCAAAAACAAAGCGCTGTCTTCGGTAAAAATTTACACGTGGAAGGAGCCGCGATCACGATCGAACCTTCCACCGGTTATATTCAGACGATGGTCGGAGGATATGAATTCACTCCGAAGAATCAGTTCAACCGAGCCACGATGGCGAGACGCCAAACCGGCTCCGCGTTCAAACCGTTCGTCTACGGAGCCGCGATTTCCGAGCGCGTCGTGGGAAGCGGAACGGGAATCATGGACGCTCCTCTCACCACATTAACGGAAGAAGGCGAGGGTTGGTCTCCTCAGGATTTCGACGGAGACTTCTTGGGAATGGTTCCGTTGTCGAGAGCGCTTTCTTTGTCGCTTAACATCGTATCGGTGCAGGTGTTCCTGCGAACCGGACCCGACGCGGTCATCGATTTTTCTTCCCGACTTCTCGGAGTGAATCCGAGCCGTTTTCCTTCCAGTCCCGCGCTCGCGCTCGGGATCGCGGAACTCACTCCGCTCGAGATGGCTCTCGGTTATGCGACCATCGCCAATAACGGAAGAAGGGTAATTCCGTTTTCCGTTCGTTATGTGATCGATCAAAGCGGAAACGTGATCTACAACGAAGAAGTCAAGGTTCAGGAAGAATTGCAAAAACAGGCCAAAGACGGAAGCATTCAAGTGATCTCCGAAGGAACCGCCTACATTCTTAAGAAAATGCTCACGAACGTAGCGATGGCCGGAACTGCGGCCATGGGTTTGCGCGATCCGGACAAGGGAAACTACCGTGGAATCGCGGCCGGAAAAACGGGATCGACTTCTTCGTTTACAAACGCGTGGTACTGCGGATTCGATCCGAACTACACGACCGTGATTTGGTTGGGATTCGATAAGAGTTCGATTTCTTTGGGGAGAGGACAGGCGGCTTCGGTTCTTGCGGTTCCGATTTGGGGAAGAATGTACAATCGTTTTTACGGCGGTCAAAATTATCCGACCTTCGGCGAAGACGTTATGCCCGAGGAAGTGCAAGGTGGAGGAACCTGCGCTTACAACGGACTTTCTCCGAAACCGGGAGTATGTCCCGTAACTCAAAACCTGACTCTTAAGCCGATCACGGTTGCGGGAGTTACGAAGGCGGTTATGGGCAATCGTCAGTGTGATGGAGAACGGGATCACCACAAGTCCATGGATTTTAGAGAATTCTTACAGAAAGAATATCAGATTAGTGATGAAGAATTAGGCAAAACAGATCGGAAGTTTAAACCAAGAACGGAATAA
- the odhB gene encoding 2-oxoglutarate dehydrogenase complex dihydrolipoyllysine-residue succinyltransferase, whose amino-acid sequence MSVEIKVPEMGESITEATIANWVKKEGEQVKQDEILLELETDKATMEVPAPSSGVLQKIHKKAGETVKVKEIIGLIDAAATASAPAPSSSSSTTSTPTAQPSGNGNSNDTLPPAVRKLIDDNGLNASSISGSGKNGQITKEDVLKAIESKSSASVGTATAAKSAPTSAPSPEIPKAVPAPRRTDLPRENAVPMSRLRKVIAERLVSAQHNAAILTTFNEVDMSYVMELRNRYKDKFKETHNVGLGFMSFFTKAAIHALKTIPAINAEIRGSDIVYKNFYDIGVAVGGPKGLVVPIVRDADLLTFAGIEQEIGRLANRVKDGKIELAEMEGGTFTISNGGIYGSMMSTPILNPPQSGILGLHNIVKRAVVVNDQIVIRPMMYLALSYDHRIVDGKEAVTFLVKVKEAIEDPARLLLEL is encoded by the coding sequence ATGTCTGTAGAAATCAAGGTCCCCGAAATGGGAGAATCGATCACGGAAGCAACTATCGCGAACTGGGTTAAAAAAGAAGGAGAACAAGTAAAACAGGACGAGATCCTATTGGAACTGGAAACCGACAAGGCGACCATGGAAGTTCCGGCCCCGTCCTCCGGCGTCCTTCAAAAAATTCACAAGAAGGCCGGAGAGACTGTGAAGGTGAAGGAGATCATCGGTCTCATCGACGCCGCCGCAACTGCCTCCGCTCCCGCACCTTCCTCTTCTTCATCGACTACTTCCACACCGACAGCACAACCTTCCGGAAACGGCAATAGCAACGATACTCTTCCTCCTGCGGTCCGCAAACTAATCGACGACAACGGCCTAAATGCTTCTTCGATTTCCGGTTCCGGAAAGAACGGACAAATCACAAAAGAGGACGTATTAAAAGCGATCGAATCGAAATCCTCCGCAAGTGTGGGAACTGCAACGGCGGCCAAATCGGCTCCGACTTCTGCTCCTTCTCCCGAAATTCCGAAAGCTGTACCCGCGCCGAGAAGAACGGATCTTCCGAGAGAAAACGCGGTTCCTATGAGCCGTTTACGCAAAGTGATCGCCGAACGTCTCGTGTCGGCGCAACACAATGCGGCAATCTTAACAACTTTCAACGAAGTGGATATGAGTTACGTAATGGAACTCAGAAACCGCTATAAGGATAAGTTCAAAGAGACGCATAACGTGGGCCTTGGATTCATGAGCTTCTTTACGAAGGCGGCGATCCACGCTCTCAAAACGATTCCCGCAATCAACGCCGAAATCCGAGGAAGCGATATCGTGTATAAAAACTTCTACGATATCGGAGTCGCCGTCGGGGGACCGAAAGGGCTCGTGGTTCCGATCGTAAGAGACGCGGACCTTTTGACCTTTGCCGGAATCGAACAGGAAATCGGAAGACTCGCGAACCGAGTCAAAGACGGAAAGATCGAACTCGCCGAAATGGAAGGCGGAACATTCACGATTTCCAACGGGGGAATCTACGGTTCGATGATGTCGACTCCGATCCTCAACCCTCCTCAGAGTGGAATTTTAGGACTTCATAATATAGTAAAGCGTGCGGTGGTCGTGAACGATCAGATCGTGATCCGTCCGATGATGTATCTCGCACTTTCCTACGACCACAGAATCGTGGACGGAAAGGAAGCGGTTACGTTCCTCGTGAAGGTGAAGGAAGCGATCGAAGATCCGGCCCGACTCTTACTCGAACTTTAA